One segment of Gordonia terrae DNA contains the following:
- a CDS encoding F0F1 ATP synthase subunit gamma — MASIRELRSRIRSVQSTKKITKAQELIATSRITKAQGRVAAAKPYSQEMTAVLSELASNSGSLDNPLLNERENPKRAAILVVTSDRGMCGGYNANVLKATRELIALLRDEGKEAVLFVMGRKGVGFFSFRGLEISDSWTGFSESPQYSDAATATSFLVDLFQAGSGTEVDRPEGDGKLEGVDELHLVYTRFQSMLAQVPEVRRVAPLVVSEDDDSSDDTPSRNYTFEPGAETLLDALLPKYVATRVYAALLDSSASESAARRTAMKAATDNAEELSKSLSREANQLRQAQITQEISEIVGGSSALAN; from the coding sequence ATGGCCAGCATTCGTGAGCTGCGCTCACGCATCCGGTCGGTCCAGTCGACCAAGAAGATCACCAAGGCTCAGGAGCTGATCGCGACCTCGCGTATCACCAAGGCCCAGGGACGGGTGGCCGCGGCCAAGCCGTACTCGCAGGAGATGACCGCCGTGCTCTCGGAGCTGGCGAGCAACTCGGGATCGCTGGACAACCCGCTGCTCAACGAGCGGGAGAACCCGAAGCGCGCCGCGATCCTGGTCGTGACCAGTGACCGCGGAATGTGTGGCGGTTACAACGCCAACGTGCTCAAGGCGACCCGCGAGCTCATCGCACTCCTGCGCGACGAGGGCAAAGAGGCGGTCCTGTTCGTGATGGGCCGCAAGGGTGTCGGGTTCTTCAGCTTCCGTGGTTTGGAGATCTCGGACTCGTGGACGGGCTTCTCGGAGTCCCCGCAGTACTCCGATGCCGCGACCGCGACCAGCTTCCTGGTGGATCTCTTCCAGGCCGGTTCGGGCACCGAGGTCGATCGTCCGGAAGGTGACGGCAAGCTCGAGGGCGTCGACGAGCTCCATCTGGTCTACACCCGCTTCCAGTCGATGCTGGCGCAGGTGCCCGAGGTCCGGCGGGTCGCCCCGCTGGTCGTCTCCGAAGACGATGACTCGTCCGACGACACGCCGTCGCGCAACTACACCTTCGAGCCCGGGGCCGAGACACTGCTCGACGCGCTGCTGCCGAAGTACGTGGCGACGCGGGTCTACGCGGCACTGCTGGATTCGTCGGCTTCGGAATCGGCCGCGCGCCGTACCGCGATGAAGGCCGCGACCGACAACGCCGAGGAACTGTCCAAGTCGTTGTCGCGCGAGGCCAACCAGCTCCGCCAGGCCCAGATCACCCAGGAAATCAGCGAGATCGTCGGCGGCTCGAGCGCACTGGCGAACTAG
- the atpD gene encoding F0F1 ATP synthase subunit beta, with protein MTAAVETPSAKSAGSADGRVVRIIGPVVDVEFPRGSIPELFNALHAEVALSSVAKTLTLEVAQHLGDNLVRTISMQPTDGLVRGAAVSDTGKSIVVPVGDVVKGHVFNALGDCLDSPGLGRDGEQWSIHRKPPAFDELEGKTEILETGIKVIDLLTPYVKGGKIGLFGGAGVGKTVLIQEMITRIAREFSGTSVFAGVGERTREGTDLHLEMEEMGVLQDTALVFGQMDEPPGTRMRVALSALTMAEYFRDVKHQDVLLFIDNIFRFTQAGSEVSTLLGRMPSAVGYQPTLADEMGELQERITSTKGRSITSLQAIYVPADDYTDPAPATTFAHLDATTELSRPISQLGIYPAVDPLTSTSRILEASIVGDEHFRVANEVKRILQKYKELQDIIAILGMDELSEEDKVTVQRARRIQKFLGQNFLVAEKFTGQKGSVVPLADTIEAFDRVAKGEFDHLPEQAFNSCGGLDDVEAAAAKISGK; from the coding sequence ATGACCGCAGCAGTAGAAACCCCCTCCGCGAAGTCGGCGGGTTCCGCCGACGGGCGGGTCGTCCGCATCATCGGCCCCGTGGTCGACGTCGAGTTCCCGCGGGGCTCGATTCCTGAACTGTTCAACGCCCTCCACGCCGAGGTCGCCCTCTCCTCGGTCGCCAAGACGCTGACCCTCGAGGTCGCCCAGCATCTCGGTGACAACCTGGTGCGCACCATCTCGATGCAGCCGACCGACGGCCTGGTCCGCGGCGCGGCTGTGTCCGACACCGGCAAGTCGATCGTCGTGCCGGTCGGTGACGTCGTCAAGGGTCACGTCTTCAACGCCCTCGGTGACTGCCTCGACAGCCCGGGCCTCGGCCGCGACGGCGAGCAGTGGAGCATCCACCGCAAGCCGCCGGCCTTCGACGAGCTCGAGGGCAAGACCGAGATCCTCGAGACCGGCATCAAGGTCATCGACCTGCTGACCCCGTACGTCAAGGGCGGCAAGATCGGTCTGTTCGGTGGTGCGGGCGTCGGCAAGACCGTCCTCATCCAGGAGATGATCACGCGTATCGCGCGTGAGTTCTCCGGCACCTCGGTGTTCGCCGGCGTCGGCGAGCGCACCCGTGAGGGCACCGACCTCCACCTCGAGATGGAGGAGATGGGCGTTCTCCAGGACACCGCCTTGGTGTTCGGTCAGATGGACGAGCCGCCGGGCACGCGTATGCGCGTGGCTCTCTCGGCGCTGACCATGGCGGAGTACTTCCGCGATGTGAAGCACCAGGACGTGCTGCTCTTCATCGACAACATCTTCCGCTTCACGCAGGCCGGCTCGGAGGTCTCGACCCTCCTCGGTCGTATGCCGTCCGCGGTCGGTTACCAGCCGACCCTGGCCGACGAGATGGGTGAGCTCCAGGAGCGCATCACCTCGACGAAGGGTCGCTCGATCACCTCGCTGCAGGCGATCTACGTCCCCGCCGACGACTACACCGACCCGGCGCCGGCCACCACGTTCGCTCACCTCGATGCGACCACCGAGCTCTCGCGTCCGATCTCGCAGCTGGGTATCTACCCCGCCGTGGACCCGCTGACCTCGACCTCGCGCATCCTCGAGGCGTCGATCGTGGGCGACGAGCACTTCCGCGTCGCCAACGAGGTCAAGCGCATCCTGCAGAAGTACAAGGAGCTGCAGGACATCATCGCCATCCTCGGTATGGACGAGCTCTCCGAAGAGGACAAGGTCACGGTGCAGCGCGCTCGCCGTATCCAGAAGTTCCTCGGCCAGAACTTCCTCGTCGCCGAGAAGTTCACCGGCCAGAAGGGCTCGGTCGTCCCGCTCGCCGACACCATCGAGGCCTTCGACCGTGTTGCCAAGGGTGAGTTCGACCACCTGCCCGAGCAGGCGTTCAACAGCTGCGGTGGACTCGACGACGTGGAGGCCGCCGCCGCCAAGATCAGCGGAAAGTAG
- a CDS encoding F0F1 ATP synthase subunit epsilon yields MAEKSFHVEVVSADQSLYSGEATFVIAQTTVGELGVLANHEPLLGQLVPGGFVVIVEENGNRRAAAVEGGFLSVTGEAVTVLAESADWADDVDVNAEKTALDEAEPDSPEYHRAHARLTAAQHLSR; encoded by the coding sequence ATGGCTGAGAAGTCCTTCCACGTGGAGGTTGTCTCCGCGGATCAGAGCCTGTACTCGGGAGAGGCCACGTTCGTGATCGCGCAGACCACCGTCGGTGAGCTGGGTGTCCTGGCCAACCACGAGCCGCTCCTGGGCCAGCTGGTCCCGGGTGGCTTCGTGGTCATCGTCGAGGAGAACGGCAACCGTCGTGCGGCTGCGGTCGAGGGCGGGTTCCTCTCCGTCACCGGCGAGGCCGTGACGGTGCTGGCGGAGTCTGCCGACTGGGCTGACGACGTCGACGTCAACGCGGAGAAGACCGCGCTCGACGAGGCGGAGCCGGATTCGCCGGAGTACCACCGTGCTCACGCGCGTCTGACTGCGGCACAACACCTTTCACGCTAG
- a CDS encoding DUF2550 domain-containing protein, whose product MSLAVVLLSVLLAVAVLLCAFLTIRLAQLRRAGTPVLLRTVPAAVDEGWRHGTVHYSDHSLRYYRLTSLKPGPNVTFARQGMEISGRRAPEGTETEILDGMLILQVQSAGQADDDYELAMGPGAVTAFQSWLESRQSARSQRRKSA is encoded by the coding sequence ATGTCGCTGGCGGTCGTGTTGCTCAGTGTGCTGCTGGCGGTGGCGGTCCTGTTGTGCGCCTTCTTGACGATTCGTCTCGCCCAGCTCCGGCGTGCCGGCACGCCGGTCCTGCTGCGCACCGTGCCCGCCGCGGTCGACGAGGGATGGCGGCACGGCACCGTGCACTACAGCGATCACTCGCTCCGGTACTACCGCCTCACGTCCCTGAAACCGGGACCGAACGTGACGTTCGCCCGACAGGGTATGGAGATCTCCGGTCGTCGAGCGCCGGAGGGGACCGAGACCGAGATCCTCGACGGGATGCTCATCCTGCAGGTGCAGTCGGCCGGCCAGGCCGACGACGATTACGAACTGGCGATGGGCCCGGGTGCGGTGACCGCGTTCCAGTCCTGGCTGGAATCCCGGCAGTCCGCGCGATCGCAGCGGCGCAAGAGCGCCTAG
- a CDS encoding cob(I)yrinic acid a,c-diamide adenosyltransferase has translation MAVHLTRIYTRTGDDGSTGLSDFSRVPKTDPRVVAYADCDEANATIGLALALGGEVPDDIRAVLTTVQNDLFDAGADLSTPVVEDPQYPPLRIAQDYIDALERWCDAFGAELPALDSFILPGGTPLAALLHQARTVTRRAERSAWAAVSAHPDDTSVLPAKYLNRLSDLLFILSRVANRTRPTAGGDQQGADSPGDVKWVPGGSRQRPASKSES, from the coding sequence ATGGCGGTACACCTGACGAGGATCTACACCCGGACCGGTGACGACGGCTCCACCGGACTGAGCGACTTCTCCCGGGTTCCCAAGACCGATCCGCGCGTGGTCGCCTACGCCGACTGCGACGAGGCGAATGCCACCATCGGTCTCGCCCTGGCGCTCGGCGGCGAGGTACCCGACGACATCCGAGCGGTCCTCACCACCGTCCAGAACGATCTCTTCGACGCCGGAGCCGACCTGTCCACACCCGTCGTCGAGGATCCCCAGTACCCGCCGTTGCGCATCGCGCAGGACTACATCGACGCACTCGAGCGGTGGTGCGACGCCTTCGGCGCCGAGCTGCCCGCGCTGGACTCCTTCATCCTGCCGGGCGGCACGCCCCTTGCCGCCCTGTTGCACCAGGCACGAACGGTGACCAGGCGAGCGGAACGGTCGGCGTGGGCCGCGGTGTCGGCTCATCCGGACGACACGAGCGTCTTGCCGGCCAAGTACCTCAACCGGTTGTCCGACCTGCTGTTCATCCTGTCGCGGGTCGCGAACCGCACTCGCCCCACCGCGGGAGGCGACCAGCAAGGCGCGGACTCACCCGGTGACGTCAAGTGGGTTCCGGGCGGTAGCCGACAGCGGCCGGCCTCGAAGAGCGAGTCCTAG